The genomic stretch CATGGAGCAGCTCTATGCCTTCGGCAACGTGGACCGCTCCCCCTCCAGCACCCGGGTGGTGTCCATCGTCTATTGGGCCCTGGTGCGTCAGGACGAGGACACCGACGCGGTGGAGGGCGAGAACCTGGAGTGGTTCCCCGCCGACGACATCGCCGAGGAGGCCGGCGTGCTGGCCTTCGACCATGGTGTGATCCTGGCCTACGCGCTGGACCGGCTGCGCGCGAAGGTCACCTACTCCCCCATCGCCCACGCCTTCCTGCCGGAACAGTTCCCCCTGGCGGAGCTGCGCCGAGTCTATGAGGCGATCCTCAACCGGGCCCTGGACCCCTCCAACTTCCGCCGCCAGATCCTGGCGCAACGCTCCGTGGAGGACACCGGCGAGCGCATGACCGGCACCGCGCACCGCCCGCCGCGGCTCTACCGCTCCAACTCCGACCGCACCCGCTACACCCTCACCATCCAGGAGACACCATGACCGCCTCGGTCCATGACCTGATCACCCTGTCCCCGAAGGACAGCTGCAACACCAAGCTCGCCGCCGGGCCCTGGGACTTCGACACCGTGCCGGGCTACGGGCCTGGATCCTCCCAGGCAGATCGCCTCCCGGACCCGGTCTCGAGACCCGGTCAGCTGCCCGAGCGCTACCAGCTGATGCCGGAGCCGGAGCTGCAGGAGCGAATCCTCGCCGCGAAGGCCACGCTCGGCGAAGAGCTGGTCATCCTGGGCCACTTCTACCAGCGTGACGAGGTCATCGCGCATGCCGACTTCGTGGGCGACTCCTTCCAGCTGGCCAACGCCGCGCTGAGCAAGCCGGAGGCGAAGACCATCGTGTTCTGCGGGGTCCATTTCATGGCCGAGACCGCCGACATCCTCTCCGCCCCGGAACAGGCGGTGATCCTGCCCAACCTTGCGGCCGGGTGTTCCATGGCGGACATGGCCGATGAGTCCTCGGTGGAGACCGCCTGGGAGGAGATCTGCGAGACCTACGGCGTGGATCCGGAGAACACGCTCCCGGACGCCGAGGGCAAGCTGTCGATCCTGCCGGTGACCTATATGAACTCCTCGGCGGCGCTGAAGGCGTTCTGCGGCCGCCACGGCGGGATCGTCTGCACCTCCTCCAACGCCTCCACCGTGCTGGAGTGGGCCTTTGAGCGCGCCCACCGGGTGCTCTTCTTCCCCGATCAGCATCTGGGCCGCAATACCGCCAAGGCGATGGGCGTGCCGCTGGAGCAGATGCCGCTGTGGAATCCGCGCAAGGCCCTGGGCGGGAACACCGCGGAGCAGCTGCGCGAGGCCAAGGTCCTGCTCTGGCACGGCTTCTGCTCGGTGCACCGGCGCTTCACCGTGGACCAGATCAGCCAGGCCCGCGCGGCTGATCCGGGGGTGAAGATCATCGTGCACCCGGAATGTCCGATGCCGGTGGTCGATGCCGCCGACGCCGCCGGGTCCACCGATGCGATCCAGAAGTTCATCGCCGCCTGCGCCCCGGGGGACCGCATCGGGGTCGGCACTGAGATCAACATGGTCAATCGGCTCGCCGCGCAGTTCCCGGACCGGACCATCTTCTGCCTGGATCCGGTGATCTGTCCGTGTTCCACCATGTACCGGATCCATCCGGGCTACCTCGCCTGGGTGCTGGAGGAGCTGGTGGCCGGAGAAGTGCACAACCAGGTCAGTGTGGAGCCCGAGGTCTCGGTGCACGCGAAGGTCGCACTGGACCGGATGCTCGCCGCGAAGCCCAAAGCCTGAAGGGACCCTGTGGACGCTCAACTCTCCGCCCGCGCGATCGACGCGGTGATCACCCTGGCCCTGGCTGAGGACATGCCCTTCGGGGATCTCACCAGCACCGCGTTCCTCTCCGCCGACGCCACCGCGCACGCCCAGCTCGTGGCGCGGGAGCCCGGCGTCCTGGCCGGTGGCGAGGTCTTCGCCCGCACCTTCGCCGCGGTGGACCCCGGCGTCGTCGTGAGTCTGCACACCGACGACGGCGCACGGTTCGCCCCTGGGAATGTTCTGGCCAGCGTGCAGGGCCCCGCCCGAGCGATCCTCGGGGCGGAACGGGTGGCGCTGAACCTGATCCAGCGGCTCTCCGGGGTCGCCACACTGACCAGCCAGTACGTCGCGGCCGTGGCCGGCACCGGGGTCCGGGTCACCGATACCCGCAAGACCACCCCGGGGCTGCGCGCGCTGGAACGCTACGCGGTGCGCTGCGGGGGCGGGCACAATCACCGGTTCTCACTCTCCGATGCGGTGATGGCCAAGGACAACCACCTTGCGGTCCTGGGCGACTCCCCGGAGGCGCTCACCCAGGCGATCCGCACCGCCCGCGAGCGCCTGCCGCACACCACGCATATCGAGGTGGAGGTGGACCGGATCGAGCAGATCGCCCCGGTGCTCGCCGGTGGGGCGGACACCATCATGCTGGATAACTTCAGCCTCGAGGACCTGCGCCGCGGCGTGGAGCTCATCGACGGTGCGGCCCTGGTGGAGGCCTCCGGCGGGGTGAGCCTGGAGACCATCACGGGGATCGCCAGCACCGGGGTGGACCTGATCAGCGTGGGCGCGCTGACCCACGGGGCGCGCGCCCTTGACCTGGGGCTGGATATGAACCTGGGACTGGGCGCGAACCTCGGCCAGCAGATGAACCTGAGCCAGAGCACGGACGTGAACCGGCCGGGGACCTCGGCCTGATGCTCTACCTGGACGAGTCCGCCGCAGCGCCGGTCCGGCGCGAGGTGCTGGAGGCGATGTGGCCGCACCTGACCGGATACGCGAACCCCTCCAGCGTGCACGAACCCGGAGCCGCGGCCTCCCGTGCGCTGGAGACCGCCCGCGCCGAGATCGCCCGGCACCTCAACGCCCGCCCCACCGAGATCATCTTCACCTCCGGTGGGACCGAATCCGACAACGCCGCGCTCAAGGGCATCGCGCTCGCCGAACCCCGGGGCCGCCACGTGCTGATCTCAGCCCTGGAGCACCCAGCGGTCAGTGAGTCGGCCGCCTGGCTGGGACGGCTGGGCTACGAGGTGGAGACCATCCCGGGGGACCGCGACGGCGTCGTGACTCCGGCCGCACTGGCCGCGGCGCTGCGCCCGGACACCACCGTGGTCTCCATCCACTACGCGAACAACGAGGTCGGCACGGTCCAGGACATCCAGACATTGGCGGCAATCTGTGCCGAGCATCGGGTCCCGTTCCACACCGACGCGGTCCAGGCCGCCGGGACCTTGTCCCTGGATGTGCAGGCCCTCGGGGTCAGCGCGATGAGCCTTGCCGGGCATAAGCTGGGCACCCCCAAAGGCACCGGGGTGCTCTACCTGCGCCGTCGGACGCCTTTCGAACCGCTCATCCATGGCGGCGGCCAGCAGCGGGATCTGCGCTCGGGGACCGAGAACGTCGCCGGAGCCGTCGGCATGGCGACGGCGCTGCGCCTCGCCACCCAGACCGACGTCGCCGACCTGGCGCGGCGGCGCGATGAATTCATCGACGCGGTGCTGAGCCGGGTGCCCGGCGCGCAGCTGACCGGGCACCGGACCCGTCGGCTGGCCGGGCACGCCTCCTTCGTGCTGCCCGGGCGCAGCGGAGAGTCGGTGCTGCTGGATTTGGAGCGGCAGGGGATCTTCTGTTCCTCCGGATCGGCCTGCGCCGCCGGTTCGAGTGAGCCGAGTCCCGCCCTGACCGCCATGGGGTATTCGGAAGAGGTCGCCCAGAGCGCCGTGCGGTTCAGCTTCGGGGACTCTGTAACCTCGCAGGATCTGGTTCGCGCCGCAGCAGCGCTGCCGGGGGTAGGACCTGCTCCGCAGGCGTAAGGTGATCAGGGGCCTGCCCGGTGTCTTGACCGGCAGGCCTGACCAAGACTTGGAAACACTGACACCGCGAACTTCAGGAGCCACCATGTACGTTCCCGCAGAAGACCGTTATGAGAACGCGGAGTACCGCCGTGTGGGCCGCTCCGGCCTGGTGCTGCCCCCGCTCTCGCTGGGCCTCTGGCACAACTTCGGTGACGACTTCGCCCTTCAGAACCAGCGCGAGATCATCCACATGGCCTTCGACCATGGGATCACCCACTTCGATCTGGCGAACAACTACGGGCCTCCCCCAGGCTCGGCCGAGATCAACTTCGGACGGATCCTGCGCGAGGACTTCGCTGGGCTGCGCGATGAGCTGATCATCTCCACCAAGGCCGGCTGGACCATGTGGCCCGGGCCCTACGGCGGGCCGACCGGCAGCCGCAAGCACCTGCTCTCCAGCCTGGACCAGTCGCTGAGCCGGATGGGCCTGGACCATGTGGACATCTTCTACTCACACCGTCCCGACGCGGACACTCCGCTGGAGGAGACCATGTCCGCTCTGGACGCCGCGGTCCGCTCCGGCAAGGCGCTCTACGCCGGGATCTCCTCCTACTCGGCCGAGGACACGATCAAGGCCGCCGCGATCCTGAAGGATCTCGGCACCCCGCTGCTGATCCACCAGCCCTCCTACTCGATGCTCAACCGCTGGATCGAGACCGAGGGCCTGCTCGACGCGGTCGACGAGCTCGGAGTCGGGGTCATCGGCTTCAGCGCCCTGGCCCAGGGCATGCTGACCGATAAGTACCTCAACGGGGTTCCCTCGGATTCGCGTGCAGCGACGAAGGGCTCCTTCCGGGACGATTTCCTCACCGAGGAGAATCTGGGACACATCCGTTCGCTCAATGAGATCGCCTCGAACCGCGGGCAGAGCCTGGCGCAGATGGCGCTGGCCTGGGCGCTGCGCGATGACCGGGTGAGCTCGCTGGTGATCGGCGCCAGCCGGCCCGAGCAGCTGAAGTCCAACCTGGCTGCCCTGGACCAGCGCTCCTTCTCCAAGGAAGAGCTGGACGCGATCGATGAGCACGCCGTCGACGGCGGGATCGACATCTGGGGCTCGGCGCGGAAGAGCACCAAGGGCTGATTGCCCCGGGCCCTGCTCCGGTGAGGTGTGGATCCGTCCGCACCCCACCGGGAAGTTCGGCTGGTGCAGGTCAGACACCTGAGGCGGGGTCGATGCCATGCTGGTCGCAGCGGCCGATGCGCGCTTCAGCCGGATCATGCGGTAGACTTTCCTGGTGCTTCCGGCGAGTTTGCTGGAAGGATTTCGGGCTATAGCGCAGCTTGGTAGCGCGTCCGTCTGGGGGACGGAAGGTCGTGGGTTCAAATCCCGCTAGCCCGACCATGTGATGTCTCAGTACATCGGAAAGGCCCTGAACCCACGGTTCAGGGCCTTTCTTCATGTTGTGATCCCCGCGGCGAATGGCCCCGAGTGGAGTCAGCGATCTGCCCCCAAGACCTTTTCCCGCGATACCGGGCCTCCCCCGCGGGATATGAGCTAGTCCTTGGTCGGCTCCGCATCGTCCTCGGGGTCAGTCCCTCCGTCACGCTTGCCCTTGGCGTCAGCTTTGGCACCGAAGGCGACCCCGAAGGCCATTCCTATGCCGATGCCTAGCGCCAAATTGTCGAAGAAGATCAGACCGACAGACATGCCGATCATCATTCCTTGGACCATGCCAAAGACAAGTTTGTTCGATTCTTTGCCTTCCCCCATCACGCCAGCCTACGATGCCTGCGGTATGCCTGGGCTGGTCGAGAAGTGGTGGCGTGGCTTGACGAGTGACTTGTTCTACCGGGGCCTTTGTGAGCTACCGGCCAGACCGTTGGCCAGGTGATTCACGCAGACCCCGGTAGAACGCGAGGTCACTGCGCGCGTTCGTAGGCGTCGTTCGCCAGGTCCACGAGCTGCTGCATGTTCAGGTTCTCCAGCTCCGCGACGTAGGCATCCCAGTCATCGAAGGACCGCTGCCCCAGGATGAACTGTGCCGACGCCGTCTGCACGTGGTCGGTCAGCGTGGTCTGCAGCAGACCCGCCTGCTCCAGCTCCAGATCCGTGAACGGATACGGCGGCGTCACCGGCAGCTCCTCCTTGTCGTGCATCTTCTCCTGCCACTCCACCACGTGCGGGCGGAAGGTGGAGTGGACCAGGTCAGTTGTGGAGCCCACGGCGTGCAGGAACGGCTGGTTCGAGAAGCCGTAGTCACGCACCAGGTGCTCCTCTGCCTCCGGGTTCAGGCTGTTGAGATCGATGTTGGGATCCAACTCCCGCTCGCCGTTCTCGCCGACCGTGTAGGTCTCGCCCTCCACACCCCAGGTGGCGAACTCCAGGCCCTCGTCCGAGTAGTACAGCCAGTCGATGAACTGCAGCTTGGCCAGGAAGTCATCATCTTCGGCGACCGAGGAGGAGATGGCGAGTCCACTGTCGAAACGGGCCCCGCTGTGCACGAAGTCTCCGTCCTCACCGCCAGGAATGGGAATCAGCCGCGCCTCGGCGCCTTCGGTACCCAGCTCCTCGAAGCCGCGGGTGTAGATCTGGGTGGACTCGTCGTTTCCGGCGGTGGCCAGCGAGCTCCCGGCGGAGAACTTCTGCTCCGCGGTGCGATCATCCTGGGTCAACGTCTCAGAGTCCATCAGTCCCTCGTCGAGGAGCCCGGCAAAGAACTCCAGGAGTTCGCGGTACTCCTCCGAGGCCCCGGCGTAGATGAACTCCTCGGCCTCATGGTCGAAGTAGATGCCGTCGCCATAGCCCCAGCCGGCGACGGTGTTGAAGTTCGCCGAGGCGAAGTTCAAGGTGCTCTGCAGCTCCCAGCGGTCCGAGTACGGGACCGCATCCGGGTATTCCTCCTTGACCTCACGCAGCTGATCGGCGAACTCTTCCCAGGTCTCGGGCTCCTCGAAGCCCATCTCGTCCCAGATATCGCCCCGGACCACCAGGGAGAAGTGCTGGAAGGGATCCTCCAGCAGTCCCGGCAGGATGTAGGCCTTGCCGTCCTCCTGGTAAAGCGCCTCGTAGTCCTCCCGCAGATCCCAGGCGTCGAGCTTCTCGGTGAAGTGCGGCATGTGTTCCAAGTAGTCACTGACCGGCAGGAGGGCGCCTCCGGAGATATATGGCACCTCCTGACCGGGATAGGTCACCGGAACGAAGTCCGGCATGTCCCCAGCCCCGATGACCAGGGAGCGGCGCTGCTCGAAGTCGCTCAGCGGCGCGTCCACGATGGACAGCGACACGTTGTGGTTCTCCTCCAGGTGGTCGAAGAACATCCAGTCCTGGTCCAACCCGTGGTCTGGGTTGTTGCGGTAGAGCACGGAGAGCTCCAGCGGCTCGGTGGCCACGAAGCTGTCTCCGACCGCAAAGTCCTCCATGGCCGCCGCGTTGCGATCGGCGGCGTCAGCCCCGTCGTCCTCCCCGGCATCGCCCCCGCCGCAGCTGGTGGCCAGCAGCGACCCTGCTGCCAGCAACCCCACCACGCCTGATCGGGACCATGGGCTTCTCTTCTGCTGTGTCATAGTCTGCACGCCTTTTCCCTCATACAGCTGATGCGAATTTGTATCTTGGTGATACAGATCACACTCAGTATAGGGTCATACCGTGCAACAATTTCAAGCGGCAATTCTGCCTGGCGGTCTCAGCGTCGGCTTGTGACCTGCATGAAAGGCTGAAGCCAAAGGAGTATTGCCCGCACTCACCGGCGCTTCTATCCTTGTCCCAGCGCGAGACTCCGTGCCGAGCCCATGCTTCGACACCCGGCACCCGCAGCGTCGAATCCCGAAGGGAACAGGCATGGCCTCGAATGAGATGGCTATCAGGGCCGACACGGTGGTGCGCCGCTTCGGAGACCTTTCCGCCGTGGACGGCGTGAGTCTTGAGGTCAAGGCCGGGGAGATCTACGGCTTCCTCGGACCCAACGGCGCCGGGAAGTCCACGCTGACCCGGATCCTGTGCACTCTGCTCACACCGTCGTCTGGTCACGCCACCGTGGCAGGCTACGACGTCGAGTCCCAGCCCGGTGAGGTCCGGCTGCGCGCCGGGGTCGCCCTCCAGGAGGCCGCTCTGGACGATAAGCAGACCGGCTCCGAGATGCTTGCCCTGCAGGGACGCTTCTACGGCCTCTCCGCGAAGGCCACCAAGGCTCGAGTGGACCAGCTGACCGAGCTGGTAGACATCGGGGCCGCGCTGGACCGACGCATCGGCACCTACTCCGGCGGGATGAAGCGACGTCTGGATCTTGCGCTGGCGCTGGTCCACGACCCTGAGGTCCTCTTCCTGGATGAACCCACCACCGGTTTGGATCCGGTGAGCCGGGCGAAGGTCTGGCAGGAGGTGGGGCGGCTGAACCAGGAGCTCGGCATGACCGTGTTCCTGACCACCCAATACCTCGAGGAGGCCGATGAGCTGGCGAACCGCGTCGGCATCA from Nesterenkonia sandarakina encodes the following:
- a CDS encoding NUDIX hydrolase, translated to MAAPSNLQTELAVSTVVFALRPHPDTGELTLWLPLVRRIREPFLGQWALPGGPLEPEQDLVSSARATLLETTGLAPRHMEQLYAFGNVDRSPSSTRVVSIVYWALVRQDEDTDAVEGENLEWFPADDIAEEAGVLAFDHGVILAYALDRLRAKVTYSPIAHAFLPEQFPLAELRRVYEAILNRALDPSNFRRQILAQRSVEDTGERMTGTAHRPPRLYRSNSDRTRYTLTIQETP
- the nadA gene encoding quinolinate synthase NadA — its product is MTASVHDLITLSPKDSCNTKLAAGPWDFDTVPGYGPGSSQADRLPDPVSRPGQLPERYQLMPEPELQERILAAKATLGEELVILGHFYQRDEVIAHADFVGDSFQLANAALSKPEAKTIVFCGVHFMAETADILSAPEQAVILPNLAAGCSMADMADESSVETAWEEICETYGVDPENTLPDAEGKLSILPVTYMNSSAALKAFCGRHGGIVCTSSNASTVLEWAFERAHRVLFFPDQHLGRNTAKAMGVPLEQMPLWNPRKALGGNTAEQLREAKVLLWHGFCSVHRRFTVDQISQARAADPGVKIIVHPECPMPVVDAADAAGSTDAIQKFIAACAPGDRIGVGTEINMVNRLAAQFPDRTIFCLDPVICPCSTMYRIHPGYLAWVLEELVAGEVHNQVSVEPEVSVHAKVALDRMLAAKPKA
- the nadC gene encoding carboxylating nicotinate-nucleotide diphosphorylase — translated: MDAQLSARAIDAVITLALAEDMPFGDLTSTAFLSADATAHAQLVAREPGVLAGGEVFARTFAAVDPGVVVSLHTDDGARFAPGNVLASVQGPARAILGAERVALNLIQRLSGVATLTSQYVAAVAGTGVRVTDTRKTTPGLRALERYAVRCGGGHNHRFSLSDAVMAKDNHLAVLGDSPEALTQAIRTARERLPHTTHIEVEVDRIEQIAPVLAGGADTIMLDNFSLEDLRRGVELIDGAALVEASGGVSLETITGIASTGVDLISVGALTHGARALDLGLDMNLGLGANLGQQMNLSQSTDVNRPGTSA
- a CDS encoding cysteine desulfurase family protein, whose protein sequence is MLYLDESAAAPVRREVLEAMWPHLTGYANPSSVHEPGAAASRALETARAEIARHLNARPTEIIFTSGGTESDNAALKGIALAEPRGRHVLISALEHPAVSESAAWLGRLGYEVETIPGDRDGVVTPAALAAALRPDTTVVSIHYANNEVGTVQDIQTLAAICAEHRVPFHTDAVQAAGTLSLDVQALGVSAMSLAGHKLGTPKGTGVLYLRRRTPFEPLIHGGGQQRDLRSGTENVAGAVGMATALRLATQTDVADLARRRDEFIDAVLSRVPGAQLTGHRTRRLAGHASFVLPGRSGESVLLDLERQGIFCSSGSACAAGSSEPSPALTAMGYSEEVAQSAVRFSFGDSVTSQDLVRAAAALPGVGPAPQA
- the mgrA gene encoding L-glyceraldehyde 3-phosphate reductase; this encodes MYVPAEDRYENAEYRRVGRSGLVLPPLSLGLWHNFGDDFALQNQREIIHMAFDHGITHFDLANNYGPPPGSAEINFGRILREDFAGLRDELIISTKAGWTMWPGPYGGPTGSRKHLLSSLDQSLSRMGLDHVDIFYSHRPDADTPLEETMSALDAAVRSGKALYAGISSYSAEDTIKAAAILKDLGTPLLIHQPSYSMLNRWIETEGLLDAVDELGVGVIGFSALAQGMLTDKYLNGVPSDSRAATKGSFRDDFLTEENLGHIRSLNEIASNRGQSLAQMALAWALRDDRVSSLVIGASRPEQLKSNLAALDQRSFSKEELDAIDEHAVDGGIDIWGSARKSTKG
- a CDS encoding glycine zipper family protein — encoded protein: MGEGKESNKLVFGMVQGMMIGMSVGLIFFDNLALGIGIGMAFGVAFGAKADAKGKRDGGTDPEDDAEPTKD
- a CDS encoding extracellular solute-binding protein, with amino-acid sequence MTQQKRSPWSRSGVVGLLAAGSLLATSCGGGDAGEDDGADAADRNAAAMEDFAVGDSFVATEPLELSVLYRNNPDHGLDQDWMFFDHLEENHNVSLSIVDAPLSDFEQRRSLVIGAGDMPDFVPVTYPGQEVPYISGGALLPVSDYLEHMPHFTEKLDAWDLREDYEALYQEDGKAYILPGLLEDPFQHFSLVVRGDIWDEMGFEEPETWEEFADQLREVKEEYPDAVPYSDRWELQSTLNFASANFNTVAGWGYGDGIYFDHEAEEFIYAGASEEYRELLEFFAGLLDEGLMDSETLTQDDRTAEQKFSAGSSLATAGNDESTQIYTRGFEELGTEGAEARLIPIPGGEDGDFVHSGARFDSGLAISSSVAEDDDFLAKLQFIDWLYYSDEGLEFATWGVEGETYTVGENGERELDPNIDLNSLNPEAEEHLVRDYGFSNQPFLHAVGSTTDLVHSTFRPHVVEWQEKMHDKEELPVTPPYPFTDLELEQAGLLQTTLTDHVQTASAQFILGQRSFDDWDAYVAELENLNMQQLVDLANDAYERAQ
- a CDS encoding ATP-binding cassette domain-containing protein, with protein sequence MASNEMAIRADTVVRRFGDLSAVDGVSLEVKAGEIYGFLGPNGAGKSTLTRILCTLLTPSSGHATVAGYDVESQPGEVRLRAGVALQEAALDDKQTGSEMLALQGRFYGLSAKATKARVDQLTELVDIGAALDRRIGTYSGGMKRRLDLALALVHDPEVLFLDEPTTGLDPVSRAKVWQEVGRLNQELGMTVFLTTQYLEEADELANRVGIINKGRLVAEGTPAQLKRTIGTDVVVVSVAGDPATAARALESLELVERIETNGPSLTLSVSDGPSSISPIAVALAQAPDVEVIELSLRRPSLDDVFLSVTGEHISDPSAFMASASAPQSTKELQ